A single region of the Streptococcus macedonicus ACA-DC 198 genome encodes:
- a CDS encoding Membrane-bound protease, CAAX family — MKKFLIALKYFFLALGLILLEQLPTAFITANQPFWQSVLIALALLVVAVFTVYVAKRFGLLNHLEELKTWQAWKTVLIGFVVLTVVKYIGGIILFLENGLGANTENQAALEQLGMSPLLLIVLTVIAAPIVEETVMRGLILGRTFNNSYFGVIISSLLFGLLHMPTNIGSWVIYGGMGLVLAVVYYKTQKLEYTIAIHFINNALGVLLMLL, encoded by the coding sequence ATGAAAAAATTTTTAATAGCTTTAAAATATTTCTTTTTGGCCTTAGGATTGATTTTACTGGAACAGTTGCCAACTGCTTTTATTACGGCAAATCAACCATTTTGGCAATCTGTATTAATTGCTTTAGCTCTTTTGGTAGTTGCTGTTTTCACAGTCTATGTTGCTAAGCGGTTTGGGCTGTTGAATCATTTAGAGGAATTAAAGACCTGGCAAGCTTGGAAGACGGTTTTGATAGGCTTTGTTGTACTAACTGTTGTTAAGTATATTGGTGGTATTATTTTATTTTTAGAAAATGGTCTTGGGGCAAATACAGAAAACCAAGCAGCACTTGAGCAGCTTGGAATGTCACCTCTTTTGTTAATTGTATTGACTGTTATTGCTGCACCGATTGTAGAAGAAACAGTTATGCGTGGACTTATCTTAGGACGTACCTTTAATAATTCTTATTTTGGTGTTATCATTAGCTCTCTTCTTTTTGGTTTATTGCATATGCCAACTAATATTGGAAGTTGGGTTATTTATGGTGGTATGGGATTGGTACTTGCTGTTGTTTATTATAAGACACAGAAACTGGAGTATACAATAGCTATCCATTTTATCAATAATGCATTGGGAGTGCTTCTTATGCTCCTGTAA
- a CDS encoding Transcriptional regulator — MEKFGIKVRALREEKGISREEFCGDETELSVRQLARIEKGQSVPTLNKVGYIAKVLDVTIGELVDGKNLELPTRYKELKYLLLRTPTYGDEKRLQRQTSYFDEIAERYYEVIPEEERLVIDCLQSKIDVHFSDDVNFGEGILNDYFDQVRRKKKFQINDLILIDLYFACLASAKSFEGIYSLDLYDELMECLLNQENLSPETSLILNNVLLNNVDLVLRFHRESFIKRIIIKSDTIMASVHDFQRRPVLSLVEWKYYLQFKKDFLAAQKSYSNAILFANLIGDTYLKSKLVEEWNNDTT, encoded by the coding sequence TTGGAAAAGTTTGGGATTAAAGTACGTGCATTAAGAGAGGAAAAAGGAATTTCACGTGAGGAATTTTGTGGCGATGAAACAGAATTGTCTGTACGGCAATTAGCTAGAATTGAAAAGGGACAATCCGTTCCAACTCTTAATAAAGTGGGATATATTGCAAAGGTTTTGGACGTAACGATTGGTGAATTAGTTGATGGTAAAAATCTAGAGCTTCCTACTAGATACAAGGAGTTAAAGTATTTATTATTGCGAACACCGACTTATGGAGATGAGAAACGTCTTCAGAGACAAACTTCCTATTTTGACGAGATTGCAGAAAGATATTACGAAGTTATACCTGAAGAGGAACGTTTGGTTATTGATTGTTTACAATCAAAGATTGATGTTCATTTCAGTGATGATGTTAATTTTGGTGAGGGAATTTTAAATGACTATTTTGACCAGGTTAGACGAAAGAAAAAATTTCAAATCAATGATTTGATTTTAATAGATTTATATTTTGCTTGCCTTGCTTCTGCTAAATCGTTTGAGGGAATCTATAGCTTAGATTTATATGATGAATTAATGGAGTGTTTGCTGAATCAAGAAAATCTTTCGCCAGAAACTTCTTTGATTTTAAATAATGTTTTATTAAATAATGTAGATTTGGTTTTACGATTCCATAGAGAATCATTTATAAAACGAATAATTATAAAAAGCGACACTATCATGGCAAGTGTTCATGATTTTCAAAGACGTCCAGTTTTAAGTTTAGTTGAGTGGAAATATTATTTACAATTTAAAAAAGATTTTTTAGCGGCACAAAAATCTTACTCCAATGCAATTTTATTTGCTAATTTAATTGGAGATACTTATTTGAAAAGTAAATTAGTAGAAGAATGGAATAATGATACAACATGA
- the purD gene encoding Phosphoribosylamine--glycine ligase: MKLLVVGSGGREHAIAKKLLESPRVNQVFVAPGNDGMTLDGLDLVNIGISEHSKLIDFAKANDIAWTFIGPDGALAAGIVDDFNAAGLKAFGPSKAAAELEWSKDFAKSIMAKYHVPTAAYGTFSDFEQAKSYIEEHGAPIVVKADGLALGKGVVVAETIEQAIEAAHEMLLDNKFGDSGARVVIEEFLDGEEFSLFAFVNGDEFYIMPTAQDHKRAFDDDKGPNTGGMGAYAPVPHLPQSVVDTVVETIVKPVFNGMIAEGRPYLGVLYAGLILTADGPKVIEFNSRFGDPETQVILPRLTSDFAQNITDILDGKAPEITWIDKGVTLGVVVASEGYPVAYEKGVRLPEKTSGDIITYYAGAKFADDKALLSNGGRVYMLVTTKEDVKSAQDVIYAELATQDTTGLFYRNDIGSKAIGR; the protein is encoded by the coding sequence ATGAAACTTTTAGTTGTTGGCTCTGGTGGGCGCGAGCATGCTATTGCTAAGAAGTTGTTGGAATCTCCTCGAGTGAATCAGGTTTTTGTAGCACCTGGTAATGATGGCATGACACTTGATGGACTTGATTTGGTAAATATCGGTATTTCCGAACATTCTAAGCTGATTGATTTTGCGAAAGCTAATGATATTGCTTGGACATTTATCGGACCTGATGGTGCTTTGGCTGCAGGAATCGTTGATGATTTTAATGCTGCTGGTTTGAAAGCATTTGGACCAAGTAAAGCAGCTGCAGAGCTTGAATGGTCTAAAGATTTTGCTAAATCAATCATGGCTAAATACCATGTTCCAACAGCTGCTTACGGCACTTTCTCAGATTTTGAGCAAGCAAAGAGCTATATTGAAGAACACGGTGCACCAATTGTTGTTAAGGCTGACGGTTTGGCGCTTGGTAAAGGTGTTGTTGTTGCCGAAACAATAGAACAAGCGATCGAAGCGGCGCATGAAATGTTGCTTGATAATAAATTTGGTGATTCTGGTGCGCGTGTGGTCATTGAAGAATTTCTTGATGGTGAAGAATTTTCACTATTTGCCTTTGTTAATGGTGATGAATTCTATATCATGCCAACTGCACAAGACCACAAACGTGCTTTTGATGACGATAAAGGTCCTAATACTGGTGGTATGGGAGCTTATGCACCAGTTCCACATTTGCCACAAAGTGTTGTTGACACAGTTGTAGAAACAATTGTGAAGCCAGTTTTTAATGGTATGATTGCGGAAGGGCGTCCATATCTTGGTGTTCTTTATGCAGGACTTATTTTGACAGCTGATGGTCCAAAAGTTATCGAATTTAACTCACGTTTTGGTGACCCTGAAACCCAAGTTATCTTACCACGTTTGACATCTGATTTTGCTCAAAATATCACTGACATTTTAGATGGCAAAGCTCCAGAAATCACTTGGATAGACAAAGGGGTCACTCTTGGTGTTGTTGTGGCTTCAGAAGGTTATCCAGTTGCTTATGAAAAAGGTGTCCGCCTTCCTGAGAAAACGTCAGGTGATATTATCACTTATTATGCAGGTGCTAAATTTGCTGATGATAAAGCACTTCTTTCAAATGGTGGTCGGGTTTACATGTTGGTAACAACTAAGGAAGATGTTAAATCAGCACAAGATGTTATCTATGCTGAACTTGCAACTCAAGACACAACAGGTCTTTTCTATCGAAACGATATCGGAAGCAAAGCTATTGGACGTTAA
- the ybbK gene encoding Hypothetical protein, with amino-acid sequence MDVKPKCILVSACLLGESCKYNGGHNYNQALVDYVADKDVIAVCPEVLAGLSTPREPVEVRDGRVVDVAGNCYDEMFEKSIKCCLDEMAGKSIDLAILQSRTPSCGVNQVYDGNFSGQKVASSGLFAQKLKKLGYHVVDVEDIKQLEGK; translated from the coding sequence TTGGACGTTAAGCCAAAATGTATTTTAGTCAGCGCTTGTCTTTTGGGCGAAAGCTGTAAGTATAACGGAGGTCATAATTACAATCAAGCCCTTGTAGATTATGTTGCTGACAAAGATGTGATAGCTGTTTGTCCAGAAGTGTTAGCAGGTTTGTCTACACCACGAGAACCAGTTGAAGTGCGTGACGGTCGTGTTGTTGATGTTGCTGGTAATTGTTATGATGAGATGTTTGAAAAGAGTATTAAGTGTTGTCTAGATGAAATGGCTGGAAAGTCAATTGATTTAGCAATTTTACAATCACGTACTCCATCATGTGGTGTTAATCAAGTCTATGATGGAAACTTTTCTGGACAAAAAGTGGCAAGTAGTGGGCTCTTTGCTCAAAAATTAAAAAAACTTGGCTATCATGTTGTTGATGTTGAAGATATAAAACAATTGGAAGGAAAATAA
- the purE gene encoding Phosphoribosylaminoimidazole carboxylase catalytic subunit gives MKPLISVIMGSKSDWATMKKTAEVLDQFGVAYEKKVVSAHRTPDLMFKHAEEARGRGIKVIIAGAGGAAHLPGMVAAKTILPVIGVPVKSRALSGLDSLYSIVQMPGGVPVATMAIGESGATNAALTALRILAIEDTELAEKLENFALEQGKVAEASTDELD, from the coding sequence ATGAAACCATTAATTTCAGTTATCATGGGTAGTAAATCTGATTGGGCTACCATGAAAAAAACAGCAGAGGTACTTGATCAATTTGGTGTGGCGTATGAAAAGAAAGTTGTTTCTGCACATCGTACACCAGATTTGATGTTTAAACACGCCGAAGAAGCACGAGGGCGTGGTATTAAGGTGATTATTGCTGGTGCTGGTGGTGCTGCTCATTTGCCTGGTATGGTCGCAGCTAAAACGATACTTCCAGTTATTGGTGTTCCTGTGAAATCACGCGCGCTTAGCGGACTGGATTCGCTTTATTCAATCGTTCAAATGCCTGGCGGAGTACCTGTGGCAACTATGGCTATCGGAGAGTCAGGAGCAACTAATGCTGCTCTAACAGCTCTTCGTATTTTGGCAATTGAAGATACTGAATTGGCAGAAAAACTAGAAAACTTTGCACTTGAACAAGGTAAAGTTGCGGAGGCTTCAACAGATGAACTCGACTAA
- the purK gene encoding Phosphoribosylaminoimidazole carboxylase ATPase subunit, protein MNSTKTIGIIGGGQLGQMMAISAIYMGHKVVTLDPAADCPASHVSDMIVAPYDDVEAMRELAERCDVLTYEFENVDADALDAVVKEGQLPQGTDLLCISQNRIFEKDFLAKTAGVKVAPYKVVTSSLDLEDIDLSKKYVLKTATGGYDGHGQIVIKSVENLANANKLANSCECVLEEFVNFDLEISVIVSGNGKDMTVFPVQENIHRNNILSKTIVPARISDELAQKAQAMAVQIAEKLELSGTLCVEMFATPDDIIVNEIAPRPHNSGHYSIEACDFSQFDTHILGILGLPLPKIHLHQPAVMLNVLGQHMEKAQAYVQENPSAHLHLYGKLEAKHNRKMGHITLFSDEPDTIAEMGEGMDF, encoded by the coding sequence ATGAACTCGACTAAAACAATCGGTATTATCGGTGGTGGACAACTTGGACAAATGATGGCTATTTCAGCTATCTATATGGGGCATAAAGTGGTTACTTTGGACCCTGCAGCAGATTGCCCAGCTTCACATGTGAGTGATATGATTGTGGCACCTTATGATGATGTTGAAGCTATGCGTGAACTAGCAGAACGCTGCGATGTGCTCACTTATGAGTTTGAAAATGTTGATGCGGATGCTTTGGATGCGGTTGTCAAGGAAGGGCAATTACCGCAAGGAACTGATTTGCTTTGTATTTCGCAAAACCGTATCTTTGAAAAAGACTTTCTAGCTAAAACAGCAGGTGTGAAAGTAGCACCGTACAAGGTCGTCACATCAAGTCTTGACCTTGAGGATATTGATTTATCTAAGAAATATGTTTTAAAAACAGCAACTGGCGGTTATGATGGTCATGGTCAAATCGTGATTAAATCAGTTGAAAACTTAGCTAACGCTAACAAATTAGCCAATTCTTGCGAATGTGTTTTGGAAGAATTTGTGAATTTTGACCTTGAAATTTCAGTGATTGTTTCAGGAAATGGCAAGGATATGACCGTTTTTCCAGTACAAGAAAATATTCATCGCAATAATATCTTATCTAAAACAATTGTACCAGCTCGCATTTCTGATGAACTTGCTCAAAAAGCACAAGCTATGGCTGTTCAAATCGCTGAAAAACTGGAATTGTCTGGTACACTTTGTGTCGAAATGTTTGCGACGCCTGATGATATTATCGTCAATGAAATTGCACCACGTCCTCACAATTCAGGACATTATTCAATTGAGGCCTGTGATTTTTCACAATTTGACACACATATTTTGGGAATTCTCGGCTTGCCACTTCCAAAAATTCATCTCCATCAACCAGCTGTTATGCTGAATGTTCTTGGACAACATATGGAAAAAGCACAAGCTTATGTGCAAGAAAATCCTAGCGCTCACCTCCACCTTTATGGTAAACTAGAGGCAAAACATAACCGCAAAATGGGACACATTACTTTGTTTAGTGATGAACCAGATACCATTGCGGAAATGGGTGAAGGAATGGATTTTTAA
- the purB gene encoding Adenylosuccinate lyase: MIDRYSRPEMAAIWSEENKYKAWLEVEILADEAWAELGEIPKEDVAKIRANASFDVDRILEIEQQTRHDVVAFTRAVSESLGQERKWVHYGLTSTDVVDTAYGYLYKQANEIIRKDLHNFLEIIANKAKEHKFTIMMGRTHGVHAEPTTFGLKLATWYSEMKRNIERFEHAAAGVEAGKISGAVGNFANIPPFVEAYVCEKLGIRAQEISTQVLPRDLHAEYFAVLASIATSIERMATEIRGLQKSEQREVEEFFAKGQKGSSAMPHKRNPIGSENMTGLARVIRGHMITAYENVSLWHERDISHSSAERIISPDTTILIDYMLNRFGNIVKNLTVFPENMIRNMGSTFGLIFSQRVMLKLIEKGMTREQAYDLVQPKTAYSWDNQVDFKPLLEADEEVTSRLTQEEIDELFNPSYYTKRVDEIFNRIGLGD, from the coding sequence ATGATCGATCGTTATTCACGCCCTGAGATGGCGGCAATTTGGAGTGAAGAAAACAAATACAAAGCTTGGCTTGAAGTTGAAATTTTGGCTGACGAAGCCTGGGCTGAATTGGGAGAAATTCCTAAAGAGGACGTCGCTAAAATCCGTGCCAATGCAAGCTTTGACGTTGACCGTATTTTGGAAATTGAACAACAAACACGTCACGACGTTGTGGCGTTCACTCGTGCAGTTTCTGAAAGTCTTGGGCAAGAACGTAAATGGGTGCACTATGGCTTGACATCAACTGACGTTGTTGATACAGCTTATGGTTACCTTTACAAACAAGCTAATGAAATCATCCGCAAAGATTTGCATAATTTCCTTGAAATCATTGCTAACAAAGCTAAAGAACATAAATTTACAATCATGATGGGACGTACTCACGGTGTGCATGCTGAGCCAACTACCTTTGGTTTGAAGTTGGCAACTTGGTACAGTGAAATGAAACGTAACATCGAACGTTTTGAACACGCTGCTGCTGGTGTTGAAGCTGGTAAAATCTCAGGTGCTGTTGGTAACTTCGCCAACATTCCACCATTTGTTGAAGCTTATGTGTGTGAAAAACTTGGTATTCGTGCACAAGAAATTTCAACACAAGTTCTTCCACGTGACCTTCATGCAGAATACTTTGCAGTTCTTGCTAGCATTGCAACATCAATTGAACGTATGGCAACTGAAATCCGTGGTCTGCAAAAATCTGAACAACGTGAAGTTGAAGAATTCTTCGCTAAGGGGCAAAAAGGTAGCTCAGCTATGCCTCACAAACGCAACCCAATCGGTTCAGAAAATATGACAGGTCTTGCACGTGTTATTCGTGGTCATATGATAACAGCTTACGAAAACGTGTCACTTTGGCATGAACGTGATATTTCTCACTCATCTGCTGAACGTATTATCTCACCAGATACTACAATCCTTATTGATTACATGCTTAACCGTTTTGGAAATATCGTGAAAAATTTGACTGTTTTCCCAGAAAACATGATTCGCAACATGGGGTCTACTTTTGGTCTTATTTTCAGCCAACGTGTAATGCTTAAATTGATTGAAAAAGGAATGACACGTGAACAAGCTTATGACCTTGTTCAACCTAAGACAGCTTATTCTTGGGATAACCAAGTTGACTTCAAACCACTTCTTGAAGCTGATGAAGAAGTCACTTCACGTTTAACACAAGAAGAAATCGATGAATTGTTCAATCCATCATACTACACTAAACGTGTTGATGAAATCTTTAACCGTATCGGTTTAGGTGATTGA
- the proC gene encoding Pyrroline-5-carboxylate reductase: MKIGFIGVGKMATAIINGLNTTSHDIIISGSSLPRSREIAEQLEVEAALSHQELIDQSDLVILGIKPQMFESVLAGLHFHQPILSMAAGVTLERLGKLTDPNLPLIRIMPNLNAQILKSTTAICTNDNVSAELLVTAKEITDSFGSTFDIPEKDFDTFTALAGSSPAYIYLFIEALAKAGVKYGIPKEKSLDIVTQTVLASAENLLHGSDSPHDLIDKISSPGGTTIAGLLDLEKTGLTASVISSIDATIDKAKAL, from the coding sequence ATGAAAATTGGATTTATCGGAGTCGGAAAAATGGCAACTGCCATTATCAACGGACTTAACACAACATCACACGATATCATCATTTCAGGTTCTTCACTTCCTCGCTCACGCGAAATCGCAGAGCAGCTTGAAGTTGAAGCAGCCCTTTCACACCAAGAACTCATTGACCAATCTGATTTGGTTATCCTTGGTATCAAACCACAAATGTTTGAATCAGTCCTTGCTGGACTTCACTTCCACCAACCCATTCTTTCAATGGCAGCAGGGGTAACATTGGAACGCCTTGGCAAATTAACAGACCCAAATCTTCCATTAATTCGTATCATGCCAAACCTCAATGCTCAAATTCTAAAAAGCACAACAGCGATTTGTACCAATGACAACGTTTCTGCAGAACTCCTAGTAACCGCCAAAGAAATCACTGACAGCTTTGGTTCAACCTTTGATATTCCTGAAAAAGACTTTGATACTTTTACAGCTCTTGCAGGCTCTAGCCCGGCTTACATTTACCTATTTATCGAAGCCCTTGCCAAAGCTGGTGTCAAATATGGTATTCCAAAAGAAAAATCACTTGATATCGTGACACAAACTGTCCTTGCTAGTGCCGAAAATCTTCTTCACGGTTCTGACAGCCCACATGACTTGATTGATAAAATCTCAAGCCCTGGTGGAACAACCATCGCAGGACTTCTCGACCTTGAAAAAACAGGATTGACAGCTAGTGTCATTTCAAGTATCGATGCTACAATCGATAAAGCAAAAGCTTTGTAA
- the pepA gene encoding Glutamyl aminopeptidase — protein MSELFSKIKEITELDSIAGYEHSVRNYLRSKITPLVDDVQTDGLGGIFGIKNSAAENAPRIMVAAHMDEVGFMVSDIKADGTMRAVGIGGWNPLVLSSQRFTLYTRDGRVIPVVSGSVPPHFLRGANGSAALPKIDDIIFDAGFTDKAEAESFGILPGDIIVPKSETILTANQKNVISKAWDNRFGVLMVTELLESLKGQELDNTLIAGANVQEEVGLRGAHVSATKFQPELFFAVDCSPAGDIYGNQGKIGDGTLFRFYDPGHIMLKDMRDFLLTTAEEAGIKYQYYAAKGGTDAGAAHLKNGGIPSTTIGVCARYIHSHQSLYAMDDFLQAQAFLQAIVKKLDRSTVDLIKKY, from the coding sequence ATGTCAGAATTATTTTCAAAAATAAAAGAAATCACAGAACTTGATAGTATTGCAGGATACGAGCATAGCGTTCGTAACTATCTTCGTTCAAAAATCACACCGCTCGTTGATGACGTGCAAACTGACGGTCTTGGTGGTATTTTTGGTATTAAAAACTCTGCTGCTGAAAATGCACCACGCATCATGGTTGCTGCTCACATGGACGAAGTTGGTTTCATGGTCAGCGACATCAAAGCTGACGGTACCATGCGTGCTGTTGGTATTGGTGGGTGGAATCCTTTGGTGCTAAGCTCACAACGTTTTACTCTTTACACACGTGACGGTCGCGTCATTCCAGTCGTTTCTGGTTCTGTTCCACCGCATTTCCTTCGTGGAGCAAATGGCTCTGCTGCTCTTCCAAAAATTGATGACATCATTTTCGACGCTGGTTTTACAGACAAAGCTGAAGCAGAATCATTTGGCATTCTTCCAGGCGACATCATCGTACCAAAATCTGAAACAATTCTCACAGCCAACCAAAAAAACGTTATCTCTAAAGCTTGGGACAATCGCTTCGGTGTGCTTATGGTAACCGAATTGCTTGAAAGCCTTAAAGGTCAAGAACTTGATAATACACTTATTGCTGGTGCCAATGTTCAAGAAGAAGTTGGCCTTCGTGGCGCACACGTTTCTGCCACAAAATTCCAACCAGAACTCTTCTTCGCCGTTGATTGCTCACCTGCTGGTGACATTTATGGCAACCAAGGTAAAATTGGCGACGGAACACTTTTCCGTTTCTACGACCCAGGACATATCATGTTAAAAGATATGCGTGATTTCTTACTCACAACCGCTGAAGAAGCTGGTATCAAATATCAATATTATGCTGCCAAAGGGGGTACAGATGCTGGTGCTGCTCACCTTAAAAACGGTGGTATCCCATCGACAACTATCGGTGTTTGTGCGCGTTACATTCATTCACACCAAAGCCTTTATGCTATGGATGACTTCTTGCAAGCGCAAGCTTTCCTTCAAGCTATTGTTAAAAAATTAGACCGCTCAACTGTTGACCTCATCAAAAAATACTAG
- the ytpP gene encoding Thioredoxin, translated as MISPKSYEEMATYLEKPEKVVFFFTANWCPDCQFIYPVMPEIEAENPEFTFVRVDRDDFMEVAQRWNIFGIPSFVVTENGKEIGRLVNKLRKTKAEINSFLAGLK; from the coding sequence ATGATTAGCCCAAAATCCTATGAAGAAATGGCTACCTATCTAGAAAAACCTGAAAAAGTGGTTTTCTTTTTTACGGCAAATTGGTGCCCAGACTGCCAATTCATCTATCCAGTCATGCCTGAAATTGAAGCAGAAAATCCAGAATTCACCTTTGTCCGTGTGGACCGTGATGATTTCATGGAAGTCGCACAACGCTGGAATATTTTTGGGATTCCAAGTTTTGTGGTGACTGAAAATGGAAAAGAAATTGGTCGTTTAGTTAATAAATTACGCAAAACCAAAGCAGAAATTAACAGCTTTTTAGCTGGATTGAAATAG
- the ytpR gene encoding tRNA binding domain protein translates to MIFTYNKEHVGDVLMVIVKDSKGAKLDYERKGNVSRVFLEKNGETVAWNIFEVSSLVTIEGVGQVTLSDQDVATLNAELAKEGFAEQLENDPSPKFVVGQIKEMVAHPDSDHLNICQVQISDDKTVQIVAGAPNATVGLKTIVALPGAMMPNGSLIFPGALRGEKSFGMMCSPRELALPNAPQKRGIIELDDTAVVGEAFNPEKHWKG, encoded by the coding sequence ATGATTTTTACGTACAACAAAGAACATGTCGGTGATGTCCTCATGGTAATTGTCAAAGATAGCAAAGGTGCTAAACTTGACTACGAACGCAAAGGCAATGTCTCACGCGTTTTCCTTGAGAAAAATGGTGAAACAGTTGCTTGGAATATTTTTGAAGTGTCAAGCTTGGTTACAATTGAAGGCGTTGGTCAAGTCACTCTATCTGACCAAGACGTTGCAACATTGAACGCTGAATTGGCAAAAGAAGGTTTTGCTGAGCAATTAGAAAATGACCCATCACCAAAATTCGTTGTTGGTCAAATCAAAGAAATGGTAGCTCACCCAGACAGCGACCACTTGAACATTTGCCAAGTGCAAATTTCAGATGACAAAACCGTTCAAATCGTTGCAGGTGCGCCAAATGCCACTGTTGGTTTGAAGACAATCGTAGCCCTTCCAGGTGCTATGATGCCAAACGGAAGTCTTATCTTCCCAGGTGCCCTTCGTGGCGAAAAGAGTTTTGGTATGATGTGTTCACCTCGCGAATTAGCCCTTCCAAATGCCCCACAAAAACGTGGTATCATCGAACTTGATGACACAGCCGTAGTCGGCGAAGCCTTTAACCCAGAAAAACACTGGAAAGGGTAA
- the ssb2 gene encoding Single-stranded DNA-binding protein: protein MYNKVIMIGRLTAQPELVTTSNEKSVTRVTLAVNRRFKSQNGERETDFISVVVWGRLAETLVSYAGKGSLISIDGELRTRKYEKDGHTNYVTEVLCHSFQLLESRAQRDMRENNVANDLADLVLEEEELPF from the coding sequence ATGTACAATAAAGTTATTATGATTGGTCGTTTGACAGCGCAGCCTGAGCTTGTGACGACTTCAAATGAGAAATCTGTTACACGTGTAACACTAGCAGTCAACCGCCGTTTTAAATCGCAAAATGGTGAGCGTGAGACTGATTTTATTTCAGTTGTGGTTTGGGGACGTTTGGCAGAAACTCTTGTTTCTTATGCTGGAAAAGGAAGTCTGATTTCGATTGATGGCGAGCTTCGCACACGTAAATATGAAAAAGATGGTCACACGAATTATGTGACAGAAGTGCTTTGCCATTCTTTCCAACTTTTAGAAAGCCGTGCCCAACGTGACATGCGAGAAAATAATGTGGCAAACGACCTCGCTGATTTAGTTTTGGAAGAGGAAGAATTACCGTTTTAA
- the yeeE gene encoding putative transport system permease protein encodes MLLKIISGGLVGIAFGFVLQRTRFCMTGGFRDMYIAKNNTLFYAFLIAITVESVGVLSLIKLGIVSSPYEDYSVLGAIIGSYLFGIGIVLAGGCATGTWYRAAEGLIGSWVALFFYMLSAASMKYGALQFLNQAISKYWVANDNLAGQLGISVWYFVLLLVIITILLVIRELNKPKKIVATLAPKYKGIRHLLFEKQYHKFWVGFVIGLIALIAWPASEFTGRTGGLGITTPSANLISYVATGDINLLNWGVFLILGIFLGSYIAARGAGEFRWRLPDIKTIRKSTVGGILMGIGASWAGGCTIGNGLTATAVISSKGWIALPLTILGVWTASYFIFVKPNKYLKGE; translated from the coding sequence ATGCTTTTAAAAATAATTTCAGGTGGTCTTGTAGGTATTGCCTTTGGATTTGTCTTGCAACGTACACGGTTCTGTATGACAGGTGGCTTTAGAGATATGTATATTGCCAAAAATAATACTTTATTCTACGCGTTTTTAATAGCAATCACGGTAGAAAGCGTTGGTGTTCTTAGTCTAATTAAGTTGGGAATTGTTTCCTCTCCTTATGAGGATTACTCAGTGCTGGGGGCGATTATAGGATCTTATTTGTTTGGGATTGGTATTGTGTTAGCAGGTGGTTGTGCTACAGGAACTTGGTATCGTGCAGCTGAAGGATTAATAGGTAGTTGGGTGGCCTTATTTTTCTATATGTTAAGTGCAGCAAGTATGAAGTACGGTGCTTTACAATTTTTAAATCAAGCAATTTCAAAATACTGGGTAGCTAACGATAATTTAGCAGGGCAATTAGGTATTTCGGTGTGGTATTTTGTTTTACTTTTAGTCATTATAACAATACTTTTAGTAATCAGAGAATTGAATAAACCTAAAAAGATTGTTGCTACTCTTGCTCCCAAATATAAAGGAATTCGACATTTGCTTTTTGAAAAGCAATATCATAAGTTTTGGGTTGGATTCGTCATTGGTTTGATTGCTCTTATAGCATGGCCAGCAAGTGAGTTTACTGGACGTACAGGTGGTTTGGGTATTACAACACCTTCTGCTAATCTTATTAGTTATGTTGCGACTGGTGATATTAATTTACTTAATTGGGGAGTCTTTCTTATTTTGGGAATATTCCTAGGATCTTATATTGCTGCTCGAGGTGCTGGAGAATTCCGATGGCGTCTTCCTGATATAAAAACTATTAGGAAGAGCACTGTTGGTGGTATTCTTATGGGAATAGGTGCTTCTTGGGCAGGGGGATGTACGATTGGAAATGGTTTAACAGCGACAGCAGTCATCTCTAGCAAAGGTTGGATTGCTTTGCCTTTAACTATTCTTGGAGTATGGACTGCATCTTATTTTATATTTGTTAAGCCAAATAAATATTTGAAAGGAGAGTAG